The window CCGACGTTTGCGGGCGAAATTGCGTTGGTTGGAGCAGGTTTGGCGGACGGATATCTCGGCGATGAAGGCTTGACCAAGCAACGATTCGTTACGTTGACGGACGGAAGGCGAGCCTACCTGACTGGTGATCAAGGCCGCCGCCGTGTTGATGGATTGGTCGAAGTGTTGGGACGCATGGATCGGCAGCTTAAAGTCGGTGGTTATCGCATCGAACCTACCGAAATCGAAACCATTCTGCGGGATCATCCCTCGGTCGCGCAGGTGGCCGTGGTGCCTCGCGAAATCGGTGACTCTGAGTCGACCAAGTTGATTGCATTCGTTCAGTTGGATGCGATTGACTCAGCGATGAAAGAGAACGCGAACGGTCGGCCGGTACAACAGGCAGCTTGGAGTGACGTTGTGCTGTCATTGCAGCATCACGTTGCCGAGCATTTGCCGCCGTACAAGCGACCGGCGCATATGCAACACGTCGAATCGTTCGTCATGACCGCGAGCGGAAAAGTGGATCTGAACGCTCTGCCCGAACTCGCGTTGGACGCATCTGATCTCACCGCTCATCAGCCTCCGAGAACCGATCTGGAGCGGCATCTTGCCGATCGGTGGACCGACGTGCTGGGAGTGCATTCGATTGGGATCAATCAGAGCTTCTTCGAGTTCGGCGGCAGTTCGCTTCAGGCGGCAATGTTGACGAACCGGTTGAGCGAAGATTTGGGCGTCGACGTTCCGTCTTCGCTGTTGTTCGATCTTGCCGATATTTCCGCAATGGCCGAACGGTTGGCTTCGCTCTATCCAAGCGAATTGTCACGTCGGTTCGGAGAGTCTTCGGTGTTGTTCTATGCCGACGAATCGAACCAGCGAAATAACGGGCTGAATGAATTGCTGGCACCGCTCAAGGTCACTGGCGATCGGGCTCCGCTGTTCATGGTCCACCCACCCGGTGGGATCGTGGTGTGCTACCGAGAACTAGCGGCGCACCTTCCAGACGACCAACCGATGTACGCGATTCGAGCTCGGGGATTGCACGGAAAAGAGGAGTTGCCACCCACGATGCAGGCGATGGCAGCCGAATATGTCGAAGCGATTCGCTCGGTTCGACCCGAGGGACCTTATGTGATTGGCGGATGGTCGGTGGGCGGGGTCATTGCCATGGAAGTTGCGCAGCAATTGATCGCTGACGGGCACGAAGTCGACGGATTGATTCTGTTGGATTCGTCGATTCCAAGTGGCGCCAGCGATTTGGTTCCCGCCGAAGATCAAACCAATGTGGGATTGGAATACGGCATTGATTTGTCGTTGGATGAGTTGTTGCAACTACCGAGTGAAGAGCAGTTGCCGTTCTTGTGGCAACACGCGGAAAAGCTGGGTGTGCTCGATCAAAACACGCCGGCCGACGTGGCCGCTCGGGCGATCGACGACTTGAAAACTTTGTTCCATCACCATTTGAAATTGACCACCCAGTACAAGATGCAACCTATCCCGACGCGAATCGTTTTGTTCCGTCCGACGGACGTGCCGTTTGAAACCGAGGGCAGTGCTGATCGTGGATGGTCGCACCTGGCCCATCGTGCGGACGTGATTTCGACTCCTGGCCATCACCACAGCATGGTGCAGGATCCTCACGTCAAGCAATTGGCCCAGTCAATTTGTGAAACGTTGGATTCGAGCGTTGTTTTAAGCGACGCGAATTCCAGCGTGAGTCACGCGGGTGGCTGAACTGACGAATGACACGCACAGCCGTGATCTCAAGATCGGATTGGTGTGCGCGCTGCTGGCTCACACAATGTGGGGCTTGTTTCCGATTTACTGGCGACAAATCGGCGGCGCAGATTCCTTGGAGTTGGTTTGCCACCGAGTTGTTTGGTCGTTTGTAACGCTCGGTTTGGTGTTGCCCGTGATGTTATGGCGGGGCCGTTGGGGCGGGTTCTCGGCTGTCTTCCGCGAACTTCGAAGTCGTCGCGTGTGGACGATTTATGTCATCGCCGCTGTCATGATTGCGATCAATTGGTTGGCGTTCATTTGGGCGGTCAACAACAATCGCGTGTTAGAAGCATCGCTGGGGTATTACATCAACCCGCTGCTGAACGTGGTGCTTGGGGTCGTCGTCTTGGGCGAGCGACTTCGGTGGCCGCAGTGGATGGCGGTTGGGTTCGCAGCCATTGGTGTGTCGGTGATGGCGATCGGCAATGGAGGTTTGCCATGGGTTTCGATGGCCATGGCGACATCGTTTGCGATCTACGGCCTCGTGAAGAAGAAGGCCTCGCTTCCCGTGCTGCTTGGTTTGATGTTGGAGGTCACCGTGCTGGTGATTCCAGCAGCGATCTATCTGGGCATGAGATTGGCGGACGGCGTGTCCACGATGCAGACGGGCACATCGGTCGAGTTTGGGATGCTGCTCGGTGCTGGATTGATCACGATTGCGCCGCTGGCGTTTTTCGCAGCGGCTGTTCAACGAGTTGACTTGTCGTTGATGGGAATCTTGCAATACATCGGCCCGACGTTGCAGTTCCTGGTCGGCTATGTCCTGTTTGGTGAGACGCTCGACACGTCGCGCAAGATTGGCTTCGTTTTCGTGTGGACAGGGTTGCTGATCTTTTTGGTCGCATCCCAATTCAAACGACGAAGATCGACATTGGTCGCGGAAGCAACTTAATTCTCGCTCGACCGTTGGGTCTGCCGCGGACTTTGTTTCGCCCGACTGCCAGCTGAGACGGCTAGTAAATCTGAATCTCGATCGGCTCTTCGCTGTTTTCTGGGCGATCGATCACCGCCTCTTCGAATGCCGGCGGTCCAAATTTTCCACGAGCATCGTTGCTGAAACCATATCGCTCCGCGGGAATCCCAAACTGGTTTCGCGTCAGGGCGCCGTCATTGTTCGTGTCATGGAACGCGGCGATGGCGAAGCGTTTGGGAAGCTGGTCGATAGGAATCGTGCACGCGGCAACGCCGTTGGGCTGGACCGGGACCTGCGCCGCGACCAAAGCGTTCTCTGGATCGTTGAAGGAGGCCTCTGCGTTGTAGATCGCCAGCCACACCAGAGAGTCGCTGGGGATTGCACCGATCACGCGAATCATGATTCGATCGGTCGATTCCTCGCCACCCTGGAAAGATGCTTCACCGCTGGCCAAATCCAAGGTTGCCGTTTGATCATCATTCGGCGGAACGATGCTGGATGCATCGGGAAAGGCCGGCGGGCGAAACTGGTTGCGTCGGTAGGTGAGGATCCCAATTCCGGTCAAAAACACAAGCGTTGCGAAAACCATCAGCAAAGACCCGTGGTTTTGCTGCCATCGTTCAGGGAGGGATTGCCAAGCGTTCCAGCTTGGTTCCATCTCAACCTCTTCAACGGGGGCCGGTTTGGTTTCTGCTTGGGATTCGAACCCGTTTTCCATCTGTTTCATTCCCGACAAGAATCACCCGAGTGGGCTATTGTTCCGCCTAGCGACGGCATTTTGCGAGATTCGAAGGCGAATCGATCGTAGGCAAACCGTTTCCAGGCATCGCCGATTGCGAACAACATTTCTGACAGAGTAACCGAATTGCCGGCTCAATGCGATGAAGCGTTTCACGCAGCAAGTTCGTCATTCTGCGTTCTGGATGGGTTTCGCAAAAACGATGATTGACCTACACTAGCGGAGCGATCTGCTCGATGGTGGCGACCCTTGCGACTGTGAGTCGTGAACCTGGTCAGGCCTTAACTGGAGCAGCCATAAGCGGTGTAACTTTGTGTGAGGGTTGCCGCCACCGAGCAGACGCGATTGCCAGCTGGTTTCCTGCCCGTTTCTACGACTTCACGTGAATCTGTGAGCGACGATCAATCTGCGGACAACGGTTCTTACGTCGTTGTCGCAAGA of the Rhodopirellula bahusiensis genome contains:
- a CDS encoding DUF2141 domain-containing protein, which gives rise to MKQMENGFESQAETKPAPVEEVEMEPSWNAWQSLPERWQQNHGSLLMVFATLVFLTGIGILTYRRNQFRPPAFPDASSIVPPNDDQTATLDLASGEASFQGGEESTDRIMIRVIGAIPSDSLVWLAIYNAEASFNDPENALVAAQVPVQPNGVAACTIPIDQLPKRFAIAAFHDTNNDGALTRNQFGIPAERYGFSNDARGKFGPPAFEEAVIDRPENSEEPIEIQIY
- the rarD gene encoding EamA family transporter RarD, which codes for MAELTNDTHSRDLKIGLVCALLAHTMWGLFPIYWRQIGGADSLELVCHRVVWSFVTLGLVLPVMLWRGRWGGFSAVFRELRSRRVWTIYVIAAVMIAINWLAFIWAVNNNRVLEASLGYYINPLLNVVLGVVVLGERLRWPQWMAVGFAAIGVSVMAIGNGGLPWVSMAMATSFAIYGLVKKKASLPVLLGLMLEVTVLVIPAAIYLGMRLADGVSTMQTGTSVEFGMLLGAGLITIAPLAFFAAAVQRVDLSLMGILQYIGPTLQFLVGYVLFGETLDTSRKIGFVFVWTGLLIFLVASQFKRRRSTLVAEAT